One region of Vigna angularis cultivar LongXiaoDou No.4 chromosome 10, ASM1680809v1, whole genome shotgun sequence genomic DNA includes:
- the LOC108335279 gene encoding uncharacterized protein LOC108335279 encodes MIRSTASSSSARGIAAIVGVGPKLGRSIARNFAHHGYTVAILARDLGTLSRVAEEIAREEKAQVFAIRVDCADSKSVRDAFEGVHSLGFIEVLVYNANYQPLSPNPISFQNIHLDTFQNSVAVSAVGAFHCAQEVLTGMVERGKGTIIFTGCSASLNGIPGYSQLCCGKFALRALAQCLAREFQPHGVHIAHVIIDGVVASPSYCRRKSGSVGDEISIRSGEDEGTVDPDAVAQTYWHLHIQDRTAWTQEIDLRSNTATFF; translated from the exons ATGATCAGAAGCACCGCGAGCTCTAGCTCCGCCCGAGGCATTGCTGCTATAGTTGGCGTGGGTCCCAAGCTAGGTCGTTCCATCGCCCGCAACTTCGCTCACCATGGCTACACTGTTGCCATTCTCGCTCGCGACCTAGGCAC ATTGTCGAGAGTGGCGGAGGAAATAGCGAGGGAAGAGAAAGCACAGGTGTTTGCGATACGCGTGGACTGCGCCGATTCCAAAAGCGTGAGGGATGCATTCGAAGGAGTTCATTCCCTCGGATTCATTGAGGTTCTTGTCTATAATGCTAATTACCAACccctctctcccaaccccatcTCCTTCCAAAACATCCATCTCGACACTTTTCAAAATTCCGTCGCTGTTTCCGCCGTCGGTGCCTTCCACTGCGCTCAAGAG GTGTTGACGGGGATGGTGGAAAGAGGGAAGGGCACGATCATTTTCACGGGCTGTTCTGCTTCACTGAATGGCATACCTGGATACTCCCAACTAT GCTGCGGGAAGTTCGCGTTGAGAGCGCTGGCACAATGCTTGGCAAGGGAATTTCAACCTCACGGAGTGCACATAGCACATGTAATCATTGACGGTGTTGTTGCCTCACCCAG TTATTGTCGGAGAAAATCAGGTTCGGTTGGGGACGAAATAAGCATACGCAGTGGAGAGGATGAGGGCACAGTGGACCCAGACGCCGTGGCTCAAACATATTGGCACTTGCACATTCAGGACAGAACCGCTTGGACCCAAGAAATTGATCTGCGTTCCAACACTGCTACATTCTTCTAG
- the LOC108335105 gene encoding zinc finger CCCH domain-containing protein 62: MDQMRGKNIVMVSSSEEEEGVEEEDDDDDEVEEEDEDDEEEESDFDEASESESESDDNDVDDSSLSDKVVSLLREGKDIQSLKLKECKAYLRNHGLRIAGNRDICVARIREHWRLKYGSGYTLYPKSSFTINCTGDVCTGDVVLFRQKVYEKFSKVTRHGKIIGNRTVAGRVVKESYGAAKQQHTFTVEVLWSTGVWKLPPLSPLLVKGRNLYKQKTYRQRWKNEADRIEVLHEKHRRGAAARSKRALKNKKRSCFANECRGSKRSHEIHNEKRSKSGRSSVDKVRHQDGFRRENSFQPRAATSSTPVTRKENASSRASRYTGGSHHSDKFDRYQVPVYPSYDSYTQSTYRYHVNSQSRNVPSEFFYHNRGLIPPSRPPVGEFTTRSQHLVSNHNRHTQTNLYDFELKNYGGRKYGI; the protein is encoded by the exons ATGGATCAGATGAGAGGAAAAAACATTGTCATGGTTTCCTcgtctgaagaagaagaaggagtagaagaggaagatgacgatgatgatgaagtagaagaggaagatgaagatgatgaagaagaagaaagcgaTTTCGATGAAGCATCCGAATCCGAATCCGAATCCGATGACAATGACGTTGATGATTCCTCTCTCTCCGATAAAGTTGTCTCCCTACTTCGAG AAGGAAAGGATATTCAATCTTTGAAACTAAAGGAATGCAAGGCTTATCTACGGAATCATGGCCTGAGAATAGCGGGAAATAGAGATATTTGTGTTGCCAGGATAAGGGAGCATTGGAG GTTAAAATACGGAAGTGGATACACGCTCTACCCAAAATCATCCTTTACCATTAATTGTACCG GTGATGTCTGCACGGGAGATGTTGTACTGTTCAGACAAAAGGTTTATGAAAA GTTTAGTAAAGTGACTAGGCATGGAAAAATTATAGGAAACAGAACTGTTGCTGGCAGGGTTGTGAAGGAGAGCTATGGTGCAGCTAAACAACAGCATACCTTCACT GTGGAGGTGTTGTGGAGTACTGGGGTTTGGAAATTGCCTCCACTCTCCCCTTTACTCGTAAAGGGACGGAATCTCTACAAACAGAAAACTTACAGACAG AGATGGAAAAATGAAGCTGATAGAATCGAAGTACTTCATGAGAAGCACAGACGCGGTGCAGCAGCGAGATCTAAGAGAGCGTTGAAGAACAAAAAGAGAAGTTGTTTTGCGAATGAATGTAGAG GTTCCAAACGGTCGCATGAAATCCACAATGAAAAACGGTCAAAATCAGGAAGATCCTCTGTAGATAAGGTCAGGCACCAAGATGGCTTCAGAAGAGAAAATAGCTTTCAACCTCGAGCGGCCACTTCATCAACTCCAGTAACACGGAAGGAGAATGCATCCTCAAGAGCGTCCAGATATACTGGGGGAAGTCATCATTCTGATAAATTTGACCGTTACCAAGTTCCAGTTTATCCATCATATGATAGTTATACGCAAAGTACATACCGATATCATGTAAATTCTCAAAGCAGGAACGTGCCAAGCGAATTCTTTTATCACAACAGAGGTCTAATTCCACCTTCCAGGCCTCCTGTTGGTGAATTCACAACTAGATCGCAACACCTGGTATCCAACCATAATCGTCATACCCAGACAAACCTATACGACTTCGAATTGAAGAATTATGGAGGGAGAAAGTACGGTATATGA